The DNA sequence CTCCGTTACATGCTCCATTTACCATTGTCAGGCTTTTCCATTTCCTTCCGAACCCTTACCCTGCTGACGCTGCTGGGTACCGGCATCGCGGGCTATCAACAACCCGCCAGGGCCCAGCAGCCCACAACCTCCCCGCTGATCGACAAGAGCGCCTACAGCACCAACAAACAGGTCATTACCCGGGGACAGGTGCTGTTTCAGACTAACTGCGCCACCTGTCACAACTTCCGGCAAAAGGGAATCGGGCCGAATCTGGCGAACGTCACGGCTGAGGTATCCCCCGCCTGGCTGCGAACGTTCATCCGGAACGCACCGGAGCAGATCAGCGCCGGCGATAAGCGGGCGACGGCCCTATTCAAGGAATACAACCAGTACATGCCCGCCTTTACCGCATTGCCGGAAACTGACCTGGATGCGGTACTGGCTTATATAAATGCCAGCCAGAACCGGGAATCGCTCACGACCAAAGCGGATCCGATGGGCGAATCACTGACGGACCCCATCCCCGACAGACTGGCGAAATCGGGGCTGCGGCTCAACCTGACCGAGGTGATGACCGCCCCGGCCTCGGCAACGGCTATCCCGCTCGCCCGGCTCAACAAAATGGAGGTGCTGCGCGGGAAGCCCGACCGCCTGTTCATCGAGGACCTGCGCGGGAAGCTCTACCAGATGAATGACAACCGCCTGACGGAATACATGGATATGGCCCGGGAACGACCGAACTTCATCCACGCCCCCGGACTGGCTACGGGGTTCGGCAGCTACGCGTTTCACCCCGATTTCAACAAGAACGGGCTGCTCTACACAACACATACCGAAAGGGCCGGTACCGCCCCCGCTGACTTCGCCTACGCGGACTCCATTAAAGTAACCCTGCAGTGGGTCCTCACCGAGTGGCACGTGAGTAATCCCGCAGCGCCTGCGTTTGCCGGCAAAGGCCGGGAGCTATTCCGGATCAATATGGTATCGCCCATCCACGGTATGCAGGAGATCACGTTCAACCCCCTGGCCCGGCCGGGCACCCCCGATTACGGGCTGCTCTACATCGGCATCGGCGATGGCGGGGCCACCGAGAACGGCTTCGATTTTATCTGTAACAGCAACAAGCGCCCCTGGGGATCGGTAATGCGAATCGACCCGCGGGGTACTAACAGCCGCAATGGCCGCTACGGTATCCCGGCCACCAACCCCTACGCGAAGGCAAAGGACCAGACGACGGCGCGGGAGATCTTTTGCCGGGGTTTCCGGAATCCAAACCGGATCTACTGGACACCCGACGGCAAGATGCTGATCACCGACATCGGGCAGTCGCAGGCTGAAGAACTGAACATGGGCGTGGCCGGGGGCGACTATGGCTGGCCCAACCGGGAAGGTACCTTCGTCATCAACCCCCACGGTAATATGGGCAGGGTATACCCCCTGCCGGCCAACGATGCGTCGTACCACTATACCTACCCCGTGGCGCAGTACGATCACGGTGAGGGTAATGCCATTTCGGGCGGCTTTGTCTACAGCGGTACCGACATCCCGTTGCTGACGGGCAAGTATATTTTCGGGGACGTGGTAAACGGCCGGGTCTACTACGTC is a window from the Spirosoma rigui genome containing:
- a CDS encoding PQQ-dependent sugar dehydrogenase, whose translation is MLHLPLSGFSISFRTLTLLTLLGTGIAGYQQPARAQQPTTSPLIDKSAYSTNKQVITRGQVLFQTNCATCHNFRQKGIGPNLANVTAEVSPAWLRTFIRNAPEQISAGDKRATALFKEYNQYMPAFTALPETDLDAVLAYINASQNRESLTTKADPMGESLTDPIPDRLAKSGLRLNLTEVMTAPASATAIPLARLNKMEVLRGKPDRLFIEDLRGKLYQMNDNRLTEYMDMARERPNFIHAPGLATGFGSYAFHPDFNKNGLLYTTHTERAGTAPADFAYADSIKVTLQWVLTEWHVSNPAAPAFAGKGRELFRINMVSPIHGMQEITFNPLARPGTPDYGLLYIGIGDGGATENGFDFICNSNKRPWGSVMRIDPRGTNSRNGRYGIPATNPYAKAKDQTTAREIFCRGFRNPNRIYWTPDGKMLITDIGQSQAEELNMGVAGGDYGWPNREGTFVINPHGNMGRVYPLPANDASYHYTYPVAQYDHGEGNAISGGFVYSGTDIPLLTGKYIFGDVVNGRVYYVDSKALALGRQAAIQELDLALDTKPTTFQALSGNKKTDLRIGMGLHNELYLYTKTDGKMYRVSGCERVAH